A single Elephas maximus indicus isolate mEleMax1 chromosome 2, mEleMax1 primary haplotype, whole genome shotgun sequence DNA region contains:
- the SLC9A3 gene encoding sodium/hydrogen exchanger 3 — translation MAVRGVPGPGWGLLLALALGGLPRARGAEEPGAQGSIEGFQVVTFKWHHVQDPYIIALWILVASLAKIVFHLSHKVTSVVPESALLIVLGLALGGIVWAADHSASFTLTPTLFFFYLLPPIVLDAGYFMPNRLFFGNLGTILLYAVIGTVWNAATTGLSLYGVFLSGAMGDLNTGLLDFLLFGSLIAAVDPVAVLAVFEEVHVNEVLFIIVFGESLLNDAVTVVLYNVFESFVTLGGDNVTGVDCVKGIVSFFVVSLGGTLVGVIFAFLLSLVTRFTKHVRIIEPGFVFVISYLSYLTSEMLSLSAILAITFCGICCQKYVTANISEQSATTVRYTMKMLASGAETIIFMFLGISAVDPLIWTWNTAFVLLTLVFISVYRAIGVVLQTWVLNRYRMVQLEIIDQVVMSYGGLRGAVAYALVVLLDKNKVKEKNLFVSTTIIVVFFTVIFQGLTIKPLVQWLKVKRSEHREPKLNEKLHGRAFDHILSAIEDISGQIGHNYLRDKWSNFDRKFLSKVLMRRSAQKSRDRILNVFHELNLKDAISYVAEGERRGSLAFIRSPSTDNIVNVDFSTPRPSTVEASVSYLLRENVSAVCLDMQSLEQRRRSIRDTEDMVTHHTLQQYLYKPRQEYKHLYSRHELTPSEDEKQDKEIFHRTMRKRLESFKSAKLGINQNKKAAKLYKRERGQKRRNSSVPNGKLPMENPVHNFTIEERDLEFSDPEEMHIYQVEEMTGGIEFLAKVPQDTAIDSTAGIDNPVFSPDEDLGVLSRVPPWLSPEETVVPSQRARVQIPGSPGNFRRLTPIRLSTKSADSFLLADGDPAEARRPGPPESTHM, via the exons TGTTCCACCTGTCACACAAGGTCACCAGCGTGGTCCCCGAGAGCGCACTCCTCATTGTGCTGGGCCTGGCGCTGGGTGGCATCGTCTGGGCAGCCGACCATTCTGCCTCCTTCACGCTCACACCCACCCTCTTCTTCTTCTACCTGCTGCCACCCATCGTGCTGGACGCCGGCTACTTCATGCCCAACCGCCTCTTCTTCGGCAACCTGGGCACCATCCTGCTCTATGCTGTCATCGGCACCGTGTGGAATGCCGCCACCACTGGCCTGTCCCTCTATGGCGTCTTCCTCAGCGGGGCGATGG GGGACCTGAACACCGGCCTGCTGGACTTCCTGCTGTTCGGCAGCCTGATCGCGGCTGTGGACCCTGTGGCAGTGCTGGCTGTGTTCGAGGAGGTGCATGTCAATGAAGTCCTGTTCATCATTGTGTTTGGGGAGTCACTGCTGAATGATGCTGTCACCGTG GTTCTGTACAACGTGTTCGAATCCTTCGTGACGCTGGGCGGTGACAATGTGACCGGTGTGGACTGTGTGAAGGGCATAG TGTCCTTCTTCGTGGTGAGCCTGGGGGGCACGCTGGTAGGGGTCATCTTTGCCTTCCTGCTGTCCCTGGTGACACGCTTCACCAAGCACGTCCGCATCATCGAGCCCGGCTTTGTCTTCGTCATCTCCTACCTGTCCTACCTCACCTCTGAGATGCTGTCTCTGTCGGCCATCCTGGC GATAACTTTCTGTGGCATCTGCTGCCAGAAGTATGTGACGGCCAACATCTCAGAGCAGTCAGCTACCACAGTGCGCTACACCATGAAGATGCTGGCCAGTGGGGCTGAGACCATCATCTTCATGTTCCTGGGCATCTCAGCTGTGGACCCCCTCATTTGGACCTGGAACACAGCCTTCGTGCTCCTGACGCTGGTCTTCATCTCCGTGTACCGCGCCATCG GTGTGGTCCTGCAGACATGGGTGCTGAACCGGTACCGGATGGTGCAGCTGGAGATCATCGACCAGGTGGTCATGTCCTATGGCGGTCTGCGTGGGGCCGTGGCCTACGCCCTGGTGGTCCTCCTGGACAAGAACAAGGTCAAGGAGAAGAACCTCTTTGTCAGCACCACCATCATCGTGGTCTTCTTCACCGTCATCTTCCAG GGCCTGACCATCAAGCCCCTGGTGCAGTGGCTGAAGGTGAAGAGAAGCGAGCATCGGGAGCCCAAGCTCAACGAGAAGCTTCATGGCAGG GCCTTCGACCACATCCTCTCGGCCATTGAGGACATATCAGGCCAGATAGGACACAATTACCTCAGAGACAA GTGGTCCAACTTTGATAGGAAATTCCTCAGCAAAGTTCTCATGAGACGCTCAGCCCAGAAGTCGCGAGATCGGATTCTGAATGTTTTCCACGAGCTCAACCTGAAGGATGCAATCAGCTATGTGGCTGAG GGCGAACGCCGGGGATCCCTGGCCTTCATCCGCTCGCCAAGCACAGACAACATAGTCAACGTGGACTTCAGCACGCCACGGCCGTCCACCGTGGAGGCCTCCGTCTCCTACCTCCT GCGAGAGAACGTCAGCGCCGTCTGCCTGGACATGCAGTCTCTGGAGCAGCGGCGGCGGAGCATTCGCGACACGGAGGACATGGTCACCCACCACACGCTGCAGCAGTACCTGTACAAGCCACGGCAAGAG TACAAGCACCTCTACAGCCGGCACGAGCTCACACCCAGTGAGGATGAGAAGCAGGACAAGGAGATCTTTCACAGGACCATGCGGAAACGCCTGGAGTCCTTCAAATCAGCCAAGCTGGGCATCAACCAGAACAAGAAAGCGGCCAAGTTGTACAAGCGGGAGCGCGGCCAGAAGAGG AGGAATAGCAGCGTCCCCAATGGGAAGCTACCCATGGAGAACCCTGTACACAACTTCACCATTGAGGAGAGAG aTCTGGAGTTCTCGGACCCTGAGGAGATGCACATATACCAGGTTGAGGAGATGACTGGGGGGATTGAGTTCCTGGCCAAAGTCCCACAAGACACAGCGATAGACTCCACAGCAG GAATTGACAACCCAGTGTTCTCCCCGGACGAGGATCTGGGCGTCCTGTCCAGGGTGCCACCGTGGCTGTCTCCCGAGGAGACCGTGGTGCCCTCCCAGCGGGCCCGGGTGCAGATCCCCGGCTCGCCCGGCAACTTCCGCCGCCTGACGCCCATCCGGCTCAGCACCAAGTCCGCTGACTCCTTCCTTCTGGCCGACGGCGACCCTGCAGAGGCGCGGCGCCCCGGCCCGCCCGAGTCCACGCACATGTAA